The following are from one region of the Sporocytophaga myxococcoides genome:
- a CDS encoding four helix bundle protein: protein MRTIGAKKQDQLVEKTFKLSLSIIELYIELIRNNEFEISEKLLRSTTNIRGNVEGSLAALDNQDYMAKIAVATKEAVEARYWLKLIQMKHTITWSGDLCVDQLNEIISILAYMTQKGTKSNLKLDMHNLN, encoded by the coding sequence ATGAGAACGATTGGGGCCAAAAAACAGGATCAATTGGTTGAAAAAACATTTAAGCTTTCTCTCAGCATTATCGAGCTTTATATAGAGCTAATCAGAAATAATGAATTTGAGATTTCGGAAAAACTGCTTAGAAGTACAACCAATATCAGAGGTAATGTAGAGGGATCCTTGGCAGCTCTTGACAATCAGGATTACATGGCAAAGATCGCAGTAGCTACTAAAGAAGCAGTAGAAGCAAGATACTGGCTGAAACTTATTCAGATGAAACACACCATTACCTGGTCCGGAGATCTGTGTGTGGATCAACTGAATGAGATCATCAGCATTCTTGCATATATGACTCAGAAAGGTACTAAGAGTAATTTAAAACTGGACATGCATAACCTTAACTAA
- the mraY gene encoding phospho-N-acetylmuramoyl-pentapeptide-transferase: protein MFYYLFNYLEREFDFFGAGVFRYISFRAGMAMICSLFIAMFFGPKMINFLRRQQIGETIRDLGLHGQMEKKGTPTMGGVIIIAAIMIPALLFAKVDNVYVILLLISTVWMGLIGFLDDYIKVFKKNKEGLQGKFKIIGQIGLGLIVGLTLFFNDNVVVRTYLNPAIRNSDGLISSKFVDHKSMVTTIPFLKNNELDYSQLFDIFGEQFIWVFYVLLVIFIITAVSNGANITDGIDGLAAGSSAIIGVALAVFAYVSGNAIFADYLNIMYIPNSGEMVIFVAAFVGACIGFLWVNSYPAQVFMGDTGSLTLGGIIGVLAIAIRKELLIPVLCGIFLVENLSVLIQVSYFKYTKRKYGEGRRIFLMSPLHHHYQKKGMHEAKIVTRFWIVGILLAILTLATLKLR from the coding sequence ATGTTCTATTATCTTTTTAATTATTTAGAAAGGGAATTCGACTTCTTCGGAGCCGGAGTTTTCAGATACATCTCGTTTAGGGCTGGAATGGCAATGATTTGTTCATTGTTTATCGCCATGTTTTTTGGTCCCAAAATGATCAATTTTCTGAGAAGGCAGCAGATAGGAGAGACGATCAGAGATCTTGGCCTTCACGGTCAAATGGAGAAAAAAGGAACTCCAACTATGGGAGGTGTGATCATCATCGCTGCCATTATGATTCCTGCACTTCTCTTCGCTAAAGTAGACAACGTTTATGTAATTCTACTTTTGATCTCAACAGTATGGATGGGATTGATCGGATTTCTTGATGATTATATAAAAGTATTTAAAAAGAATAAAGAAGGTCTTCAGGGGAAATTTAAAATTATCGGTCAGATAGGACTGGGACTTATAGTAGGATTAACACTTTTTTTTAATGATAATGTAGTAGTTAGAACCTATTTGAATCCTGCTATCAGGAACTCTGACGGATTGATCTCTTCAAAGTTCGTGGATCATAAATCAATGGTAACCACTATACCATTTCTGAAAAATAATGAACTGGATTATTCTCAGCTATTCGATATTTTCGGAGAGCAATTCATCTGGGTGTTTTATGTATTACTTGTGATCTTTATTATCACTGCTGTATCTAATGGGGCAAACATAACAGATGGAATAGATGGCCTTGCAGCAGGGTCTTCAGCCATCATCGGTGTTGCGCTGGCTGTTTTTGCATATGTATCTGGTAATGCAATCTTTGCAGACTATCTGAATATCATGTATATTCCTAATAGCGGTGAAATGGTAATTTTCGTTGCCGCGTTTGTTGGAGCTTGTATAGGATTTCTTTGGGTGAACTCTTATCCTGCCCAGGTATTTATGGGAGATACAGGAAGCTTAACTCTTGGAGGTATAATAGGGGTGCTGGCAATAGCAATCAGAAAGGAACTATTAATACCTGTTCTTTGCGGAATTTTCCTTGTGGAAAATTTATCTGTATTAATTCAGGTAAGTTACTTCAAATATACCAAGAGAAAATACGGAGAAGGTAGAAGAATATTTCTAATGTCCCCGCTTCATCATCATTATCAAAAGAAAGGAATGCATGAAGCAAAGATCGTCACGCGGTTCTGGATTGTTGGAATTCTTCTGGCAATATTAACATTAGCTACATTAAAGCTTAGATAG
- the murD gene encoding UDP-N-acetylmuramoyl-L-alanine--D-glutamate ligase, whose amino-acid sequence MAKNLVIIGAGESGTGAALLGKAKGYTVFVSDKGLMADKYKSILTGNGIEFEEGKHDEARILNADLIIKSPGIPEKNDLIKAIRKKGIKVISEIEFASYYTNAKFIAITGSNGKTTTTLLTYHLLKKLGVNTGLAGNIGDSLAKQVIEDKFEYYVLELSSFQLDDMFDFKAHISILLNITPDHLDRYEYKFENYVNSKFRILQNQTSSDYFITFTNDPVVSDQLKTRKITPKLLSVSLSEMESEGACQSGENLKFSLNRQSFSLPVNKLPLNGKHNIVNTMAAVLAAKAIGLDESMFVEAMSDFKNASHRLEDAGEINGVKFVNDSKATNVDSVFYALDSFTEPLIWIAGGLDKGNDYSQIEQLVKDKVKALVCMGKDNSKLVEFFSGKVQKLEDTNNLKDAVQKAFELATNGDVVLLSPACASFDLFKNYEDRGEKFKTQVLELKKEIVKN is encoded by the coding sequence ATGGCAAAAAATCTCGTCATAATAGGAGCCGGTGAAAGCGGTACAGGAGCAGCACTTTTGGGTAAAGCTAAAGGGTATACTGTTTTTGTGTCTGATAAAGGATTGATGGCGGATAAATATAAATCTATTCTGACTGGTAACGGAATTGAGTTTGAAGAAGGGAAACATGATGAAGCCAGAATACTGAATGCTGATCTGATAATTAAAAGTCCTGGTATTCCTGAAAAAAATGATTTGATTAAAGCCATAAGAAAAAAAGGCATCAAAGTCATTTCCGAGATTGAGTTTGCATCCTATTATACAAATGCAAAATTCATTGCCATTACAGGAAGCAATGGAAAGACAACTACCACACTCCTGACTTATCACCTGCTTAAAAAGCTTGGAGTAAACACAGGTCTTGCAGGTAATATAGGAGATAGCCTTGCAAAACAAGTAATTGAAGATAAGTTCGAGTACTATGTACTTGAACTAAGTAGTTTTCAGCTTGACGATATGTTTGACTTTAAAGCACATATATCGATACTTCTGAATATTACTCCTGATCATCTGGACAGATATGAGTATAAGTTTGAAAACTATGTAAACTCCAAGTTCAGGATTTTACAAAATCAGACAAGCTCAGATTATTTTATCACATTTACCAATGATCCTGTTGTTTCAGATCAATTAAAGACAAGAAAAATAACCCCAAAGTTGTTGTCTGTATCTCTTTCTGAAATGGAAAGTGAAGGAGCATGTCAGTCAGGGGAGAATTTAAAGTTTTCATTGAACAGGCAAAGCTTCAGTTTGCCAGTAAACAAGCTTCCGTTAAATGGTAAGCACAATATAGTTAACACGATGGCTGCTGTCCTTGCAGCAAAAGCCATAGGTCTTGATGAAAGTATGTTTGTTGAAGCAATGTCTGATTTCAAAAATGCTTCACATCGACTGGAAGATGCCGGAGAAATCAATGGAGTGAAGTTTGTAAATGACTCTAAAGCAACAAATGTCGATTCGGTGTTTTATGCTTTGGATAGCTTTACAGAACCATTGATCTGGATTGCTGGAGGCTTGGATAAAGGCAATGATTATAGCCAGATTGAGCAGTTGGTAAAAGATAAGGTGAAAGCTTTGGTTTGCATGGGTAAGGATAACTCAAAATTGGTTGAGTTTTTCTCAGGCAAAGTGCAGAAGCTTGAAGATACAAATAATTTAAAGGACGCGGTTCAGAAGGCATTTGAATTGGCAACAAATGGAGATGTTGTTTTACTTTCTCCTGCTTGCGCTAGTTTTGATTTATTTAAAAACTATGAGGATAGGGGCGAAAAGTTTAAGACGCAGGTACTTGAGTTAAAAAAAGAAATAGTAAAGAATTAA
- a CDS encoding FtsW/RodA/SpoVE family cell cycle protein — protein sequence MVKAWLQKNLKGDPVIWGIILCFSLISILVVYSAIGSLAYKMMKGDTEHYLFKHSFLVFLSLACMWIAHKIDYKYYSKLSKLGLWLSIPLLVFAYFKGGDINGASRWFIIPVINQSFQPSDFAKLALIANLASMLAKRQANIEDFKESFIPIVLWSGLICGLIALSNLSTAVLLFSTCLLLMFIGRVPFKFLAMLVLVGGVCGTIALKLGQRLETAISRLEYFFVSKEIPFQAEQSYKAIATGMIFGKGPGQSVQGEFLPHSYSDFIYSIIIEEYGFIGAFVVLFLYLALLYRAMLTVSNSERAYGGLLSAGLAFSLVIQAMINMGVAVGLGPITGQPLPLLSMGGTSLLFTGISLGIILSVSRGDISETNFESKNGLKKQTV from the coding sequence ATGGTAAAAGCCTGGTTACAAAAGAACTTAAAAGGAGATCCTGTGATCTGGGGAATAATACTGTGCTTTTCATTGATAAGTATTCTTGTAGTGTACAGTGCTATTGGGAGTCTCGCTTATAAAATGATGAAAGGTGATACAGAGCATTATTTATTTAAGCATTCATTTCTGGTTTTTTTGAGTTTGGCTTGTATGTGGATTGCACATAAGATCGACTATAAGTATTATTCAAAGTTAAGTAAGCTAGGTCTTTGGCTGAGTATCCCATTACTAGTGTTTGCTTATTTCAAAGGAGGTGATATCAATGGTGCAAGCAGGTGGTTCATTATTCCCGTTATCAATCAATCGTTCCAGCCTTCTGACTTTGCTAAACTTGCATTAATAGCCAATCTAGCAAGTATGCTTGCAAAAAGGCAGGCGAATATAGAAGACTTTAAAGAATCATTTATCCCGATCGTGTTATGGAGTGGATTAATTTGTGGATTGATAGCTTTGTCCAATTTATCAACTGCGGTTCTTTTATTCAGCACATGTTTACTATTGATGTTTATTGGAAGAGTTCCCTTTAAGTTTCTTGCAATGTTAGTTTTGGTTGGTGGTGTTTGTGGTACTATAGCGTTAAAGTTGGGACAAAGGCTTGAAACAGCAATTAGCAGATTAGAGTATTTCTTTGTCTCAAAAGAAATTCCTTTTCAGGCGGAACAATCTTATAAGGCAATAGCTACCGGAATGATCTTCGGGAAAGGACCGGGACAAAGTGTTCAGGGAGAATTTCTTCCTCATAGTTACTCAGACTTTATCTACTCTATAATCATAGAAGAGTATGGTTTCATAGGAGCATTTGTGGTGCTGTTTTTATATTTAGCATTATTGTACAGAGCAATGCTTACTGTTTCAAACAGTGAAAGAGCTTATGGCGGCTTGCTTTCAGCGGGTCTTGCTTTTAGTCTGGTTATACAAGCTATGATTAATATGGGGGTTGCAGTGGGGTTAGGTCCTATTACAGGTCAGCCATTGCCATTATTAAGCATGGGAGGAACCTCATTATTATTTACAGGAATTTCATTGGGAATTATATTAAGTGTAAGCAGAGGAGATATTTCAGAAACTAATTTTGAATCAAAAAATGGCCTCAAAAAACAAACCGTATAG
- the murG gene encoding undecaprenyldiphospho-muramoylpentapeptide beta-N-acetylglucosaminyltransferase produces MASKNKPYRVIISGGGTGGHIYPAIAIANALKAIDSSTEILFVGAKDRMEMEKVPAAGYKIEGLWISGIQRRLTVDNLLFPVKVISSIWNAGKIISEFKPDIAIGVGGYASWPLLFAANWKKIPTMIQEQNSYAGVTNKLLAKNASKICVAYERMERYFPGDKLELTGNPVRKDILDFESKKQEAFSYFNLQEGKPVILVIGGSLGARTLNNSILAKIDELKASGVQVIWQTGKFYFQKMKEEAGRKNNPDVKVREFISRMDLAYAAADIVISRAGALSISELCLVGKPSVLVPSPNVAEDHQTKNAMALVEKNAAIMVKDIEAPEKMVPAALGLLYDLNKQKELSMNIKTLGKPDAAVHIANEVIRIIEAKS; encoded by the coding sequence ATGGCCTCAAAAAACAAACCGTATAGAGTAATCATAAGCGGCGGTGGCACCGGTGGCCATATCTATCCTGCTATAGCTATTGCGAATGCACTGAAAGCAATCGACAGCTCTACTGAAATCCTTTTTGTAGGAGCAAAAGACAGGATGGAAATGGAGAAGGTTCCTGCTGCCGGTTACAAGATAGAAGGTTTGTGGATTAGCGGAATTCAGAGAAGATTAACAGTAGATAATTTATTGTTTCCTGTTAAAGTAATTTCAAGTATCTGGAATGCAGGAAAGATCATAAGTGAATTTAAACCTGACATTGCAATAGGAGTGGGTGGCTATGCAAGCTGGCCTTTGTTATTTGCTGCTAACTGGAAAAAAATCCCTACAATGATCCAGGAGCAGAATTCTTATGCAGGTGTTACCAATAAGTTACTTGCAAAAAATGCAAGCAAGATTTGTGTAGCATATGAAAGAATGGAAAGATACTTTCCAGGTGACAAGCTGGAGCTTACAGGCAATCCGGTAAGAAAGGATATTCTTGATTTTGAAAGTAAGAAGCAGGAAGCCTTTTCATATTTCAATCTTCAGGAAGGGAAACCTGTAATATTAGTAATAGGCGGAAGCCTTGGAGCTAGAACCTTGAACAACAGCATACTTGCCAAGATTGATGAATTAAAGGCGAGCGGAGTTCAGGTAATCTGGCAAACAGGTAAATTCTACTTTCAGAAAATGAAAGAAGAAGCAGGGCGAAAAAATAATCCTGATGTGAAAGTGCGTGAGTTTATCAGCAGAATGGATCTGGCTTATGCAGCGGCAGATATAGTGATCTCAAGAGCAGGAGCGCTTTCTATTTCTGAGCTCTGTTTGGTAGGTAAACCATCAGTATTGGTACCTTCGCCAAATGTTGCGGAAGATCATCAGACCAAAAATGCAATGGCTCTGGTAGAAAAGAATGCAGCTATCATGGTAAAAGACATTGAAGCCCCTGAGAAGATGGTGCCTGCAGCATTGGGTTTACTGTATGATCTTAACAAGCAAAAAGAGCTTTCTATGAATATTAAAACGTTGGGTAAACCTGATGCTGCTGTTCATATAGCGAATGAGGTGATCAGGATTATTGAAGCGAAAAGCTAA
- the murC gene encoding UDP-N-acetylmuramate--L-alanine ligase, giving the protein MEKFNNVYFIGIGGIGMSALARWFRGSGYHVAGYDRTRTALTEQLEAEGMLIHYEDDVKLIPLDFIDDALIVYTPAIPADHKELNYFKAQGRKLWKRSEILGKITEEVFTVAVAGTHGKTTTSSMVAHILKYAGKNVFAFVGGITQNYKSNLLIGDKDAGEQIMVVEADEYDRSFLRLSPAIAIITAMDPDHLDIYKDEEDFVDTFNQFAGQVKSNGVVFAQGNCPVRKLDNSRSLHFYGEAASDFSPFNKRIEKGYYVYDLKTPAGTITNIVLGIPGDHNIQNSIAAFAVGLQLGIPAETIKNALKEFKGVKRRFDYIFRSEKITYIDDYAHHPTEIKAFLCAVKEVYKDKKVTAIFQPHLYSRTRDFMDGFAESLSIPDALILLEIYPARELPIPGITSSVLLDKVNLTEKKVVAKSDLMKTLESTDTDILVTIGAGDIDQFIEPIKKFLEKEASR; this is encoded by the coding sequence TTGGAAAAGTTTAACAACGTCTATTTTATTGGTATAGGCGGTATTGGTATGAGTGCCTTGGCAAGATGGTTTCGTGGAAGCGGATACCACGTAGCAGGTTATGACCGTACCAGAACTGCTCTTACCGAACAGCTAGAAGCTGAAGGGATGCTCATTCATTATGAGGATGACGTTAAACTTATTCCTTTAGACTTTATAGATGATGCATTGATTGTGTACACACCTGCAATTCCTGCTGACCATAAAGAGCTTAATTATTTTAAAGCGCAGGGAAGAAAATTGTGGAAGAGATCTGAAATTCTTGGAAAGATAACTGAAGAAGTATTTACTGTTGCTGTTGCTGGGACGCATGGCAAGACAACAACTTCTTCAATGGTGGCCCATATACTTAAATATGCAGGTAAAAATGTATTTGCATTCGTTGGTGGAATTACTCAAAATTATAAATCTAATCTTCTGATTGGAGATAAAGATGCTGGAGAGCAGATAATGGTTGTTGAAGCTGATGAATATGACAGATCTTTTTTAAGATTAAGTCCGGCTATTGCAATTATTACTGCCATGGATCCTGACCATCTTGATATTTATAAAGACGAAGAGGATTTTGTTGATACCTTTAATCAATTTGCCGGACAGGTGAAGAGCAATGGTGTTGTTTTTGCTCAAGGTAATTGTCCTGTAAGAAAACTTGATAACAGCAGAAGTCTACATTTTTATGGGGAAGCTGCTTCTGATTTTTCTCCTTTCAATAAAAGAATTGAAAAAGGATATTACGTCTATGACTTGAAAACACCTGCAGGAACTATAACCAATATTGTATTAGGTATTCCCGGAGATCATAATATTCAAAACTCCATTGCCGCATTTGCAGTTGGTCTTCAGTTGGGAATTCCGGCTGAAACAATTAAAAATGCGTTAAAGGAGTTTAAAGGAGTAAAGCGCCGTTTTGATTACATCTTCAGATCTGAAAAGATAACGTATATAGATGATTATGCACATCATCCAACAGAAATCAAAGCTTTTCTATGTGCAGTGAAGGAAGTTTATAAAGATAAAAAGGTTACAGCAATTTTTCAGCCTCATCTTTATTCAAGGACGAGAGATTTCATGGATGGATTTGCTGAAAGTTTATCAATACCAGATGCATTAATTCTTCTTGAAATATATCCTGCAAGAGAATTGCCGATACCTGGAATAACGTCCTCAGTTCTGCTTGACAAAGTAAATCTGACAGAAAAAAAGGTAGTTGCAAAATCAGATCTGATGAAAACACTTGAGTCAACAGACACAGATATTCTTGTTACCATCGGAGCTGGAGATATAGATCAGTTTATAGAACCAATAAAGAAATTCCTTGAAAAAGAAGCCAGTCGCTAA
- a CDS encoding cell division protein FtsQ/DivIB — protein MKKKPVANRFRIKRKVYYILGSIVLFALISFVEKKQADREIKAINVHIDYEYDNYFVTEEKVLDLISKNGSDRIIGASYNDIDLKTLELRIKSHKFVEEAQVYKDLKGNLTVEVSQCRPVARVVQSDGPHAYIGSSGNTLSTSDEFTARVLLIDGSGSAKLTKKEFFESEEGKPYLDLINFLDQDKFWKAQIAQLTVERNGDISMYTQIGDQLILFGKPEEVESKFKRLKIFYKEILPTKGWNSYNKVNLKFKDQIICE, from the coding sequence TTGAAAAAGAAGCCAGTCGCTAATCGATTCAGGATAAAGAGGAAGGTGTATTATATCCTCGGATCCATAGTGCTTTTCGCTCTTATCAGCTTTGTTGAGAAAAAGCAGGCTGATAGAGAGATAAAAGCAATCAATGTTCATATCGATTATGAATATGATAATTATTTTGTGACAGAAGAAAAAGTACTGGACTTGATATCAAAGAACGGAAGCGATCGTATTATTGGTGCTTCCTATAATGATATTGATCTTAAAACGCTTGAATTGAGAATAAAAAGTCATAAATTTGTAGAAGAAGCGCAGGTATATAAAGATCTTAAAGGTAATCTAACTGTTGAAGTAAGCCAGTGCAGGCCGGTAGCAAGAGTAGTGCAGTCAGACGGGCCGCATGCATACATTGGAAGTTCAGGCAATACACTTTCAACTTCAGATGAGTTTACTGCAAGAGTATTACTGATAGATGGATCAGGTTCTGCTAAATTAACCAAGAAAGAATTTTTCGAATCTGAAGAAGGTAAGCCATATCTGGATCTTATAAATTTTCTGGATCAGGATAAATTCTGGAAAGCGCAGATCGCTCAGTTGACAGTGGAGAGGAATGGTGACATTTCAATGTACACGCAAATCGGAGATCAACTCATCTTGTTTGGTAAACCGGAAGAGGTTGAGAGTAAATTCAAAAGGCTGAAGATTTTTTACAAAGAAATTCTTCCGACCAAAGGATGGAACTCTTACAACAAAGTAAATCTTAAATTCAAGGATCAAATTATTTGTGAATAA
- the ftsA gene encoding cell division protein FtsA encodes MQKDKIVVGLDIGTTKICVIVGRKNEYGKLEILGMGKAVSEGVIRGMVTNINTTVNAISKAIKEAEEASGIDIKVVNVGIAGQHIKSSMHHGSITRHTTDDEITVEDINRLTNDMYKTVMPFGCEIIHVMPQDYIVDYEEGIKDPVGMTGIRLEADFHVITAQTNAISNINKCVLRSDLEIDNLILEPLASSLAVLSDEEKEAGVVLVDIGGGTTDIAIFHDNIIRHTAVIPFGGNIITSDIKSGCNVMQNQAELLKIKFGRAMAEEANGNEIVSIPGLRNRPPREISIKNLSHIIQARMEEIIELVHSEIICSGYEGKLAGGIVITGGGAQLQNVKQLFEYMTGMDARIGYPNEHLGKSKVEAVKSPMYATSVGLVLAGFRAIDDRENKYMEMDSSGKQVNQQKKKEDNSTQFLKRIIDRTKGLLIDDLDDKGDY; translated from the coding sequence ATGCAAAAAGATAAAATAGTAGTCGGTCTGGATATTGGTACAACCAAAATCTGTGTAATAGTGGGCCGCAAGAATGAATACGGAAAACTGGAAATTCTCGGAATGGGAAAAGCAGTTTCCGAAGGTGTGATACGTGGGATGGTAACTAATATTAATACCACAGTAAATGCAATATCCAAAGCTATTAAAGAGGCAGAGGAAGCATCAGGTATAGATATAAAAGTGGTTAACGTCGGGATTGCAGGACAACATATAAAAAGTTCTATGCACCATGGCAGCATTACGCGTCATACTACAGATGATGAAATAACAGTTGAGGATATCAACAGGCTTACAAATGACATGTACAAAACAGTTATGCCATTTGGTTGTGAAATCATTCATGTGATGCCTCAGGATTACATCGTTGATTATGAGGAAGGAATTAAAGACCCTGTTGGTATGACTGGCATAAGGCTGGAAGCTGATTTTCATGTAATCACTGCTCAGACAAATGCTATCAGCAATATCAATAAGTGTGTATTAAGATCTGACCTGGAAATTGATAACCTCATTCTTGAGCCTCTGGCTTCAAGTCTTGCGGTTTTAAGTGATGAAGAAAAAGAAGCAGGAGTAGTTCTGGTTGATATCGGTGGAGGTACTACCGACATAGCAATTTTCCATGATAATATAATCCGCCATACAGCAGTAATTCCTTTCGGTGGAAATATTATTACTTCTGATATCAAGTCAGGTTGCAATGTGATGCAGAACCAGGCTGAGCTTCTGAAGATCAAGTTTGGAAGGGCTATGGCTGAGGAAGCTAATGGCAATGAAATCGTTTCAATACCAGGTTTAAGAAACAGACCGCCTAGAGAAATTTCTATAAAAAATCTTTCTCACATCATTCAGGCGAGAATGGAAGAGATCATAGAGTTGGTGCATTCTGAAATAATATGTTCAGGATATGAAGGTAAGCTTGCCGGAGGTATCGTTATAACAGGTGGAGGAGCTCAGCTTCAGAATGTAAAGCAGCTGTTTGAATACATGACTGGTATGGATGCAAGAATAGGTTATCCTAATGAGCATCTTGGAAAGAGCAAGGTTGAAGCAGTAAAGAGTCCGATGTATGCAACTTCTGTAGGGCTTGTATTAGCCGGTTTCCGCGCTATCGATGACAGAGAGAATAAATACATGGAGATGGATTCAAGCGGAAAACAGGTGAATCAACAGAAGAAAAAAGAAGATAACAGTACACAGTTTTTGAAGAGAATCATTGACAGAACTAAAGGTCTTTTGATCGATGATCTTGATGATAAAGGTGATTATTAA
- the ftsZ gene encoding cell division protein FtsZ, translated as MSQLSYKFDLPSHHKSIIKVIGVGGGGSNAVNHMYGMGIKDVEFVVCNTDVQALKASPVPTKIQIGVNLTDGLGAGANPEKGKNAAIESKEEIREFLSNNTKMLFITAGMGGGTGTGAAPVIAKLAKEMDILTVAIVTVPFSFEGKKKRLQADNGIAELKQYCDTVLIILNDKLREIYGNLAIRDAFAQADNVLTNAAKSIAEIITVTSEVNVDFEDVKTVMSNSGAAVMGSAVTGGENRARRAAEESLSSPLLNNTDIHGAKKILLSIMSGDQAQLTMDELTEITDYIEERAGDDAEVIFGEGIDAALGDQIRVTVIATGFQEKEFVPAKKTVIDLESERQINVAKRDVLPTQQFSNPPVNRVEPQPPANQNNVRRNPGEMLSFEFDNQKSQSPEIRSYDFQDEKRNNESYFEGPKKIEDAPKYHSFDMKKSQTNEDSYYEEEKKRQLMQQANERIKKLKGLSSMNTSMNPDEFKEKLDVPAYMRKNVNLQDYPHSSERNISRFNLNDDNEILGNNKFLHDNVD; from the coding sequence ATGTCACAGCTTTCTTATAAGTTCGATTTACCCAGTCATCATAAGTCCATCATCAAGGTTATTGGTGTTGGTGGTGGGGGAAGTAATGCTGTCAATCACATGTATGGCATGGGCATCAAAGACGTCGAATTTGTTGTCTGCAATACTGATGTTCAGGCATTAAAGGCAAGTCCTGTCCCTACTAAGATCCAGATCGGGGTCAATCTGACGGACGGATTGGGAGCTGGAGCAAATCCTGAGAAAGGGAAGAATGCTGCTATTGAAAGTAAAGAAGAGATTCGTGAGTTTTTAAGCAATAATACTAAAATGCTTTTTATCACTGCGGGAATGGGTGGTGGTACAGGTACAGGAGCTGCTCCTGTAATTGCGAAGCTTGCCAAAGAAATGGATATACTTACTGTTGCGATTGTAACGGTTCCATTTTCATTTGAAGGTAAAAAGAAAAGACTTCAGGCAGATAATGGTATTGCAGAATTAAAGCAATACTGTGATACTGTGCTTATTATTCTTAATGATAAATTAAGGGAAATTTATGGAAACCTGGCGATCAGAGATGCTTTTGCACAGGCAGATAATGTCCTAACTAACGCTGCAAAAAGTATAGCAGAGATCATTACTGTAACAAGTGAGGTGAACGTAGATTTTGAAGACGTTAAAACTGTAATGTCGAATTCTGGTGCTGCAGTAATGGGGTCTGCAGTTACAGGTGGTGAAAACAGAGCAAGACGTGCAGCTGAGGAATCACTGTCTTCACCATTGCTTAACAATACTGATATTCATGGTGCTAAGAAAATTCTTCTTTCGATTATGTCAGGGGATCAGGCTCAGCTTACTATGGATGAGCTTACTGAAATCACAGACTATATTGAAGAAAGAGCTGGCGATGATGCCGAAGTTATATTTGGTGAAGGTATCGATGCTGCTCTTGGAGATCAGATTCGTGTTACAGTAATTGCTACCGGCTTTCAGGAAAAGGAATTTGTGCCTGCAAAAAAAACAGTTATCGATCTTGAGTCAGAGCGTCAGATAAACGTTGCAAAGCGTGATGTTTTGCCTACACAGCAGTTTTCAAATCCTCCTGTTAACAGAGTGGAGCCGCAGCCGCCTGCTAATCAAAACAATGTAAGAAGGAATCCGGGAGAGATGTTGTCTTTTGAATTCGATAATCAAAAATCTCAATCTCCTGAAATAAGAAGTTATGATTTTCAGGATGAAAAAAGAAATAACGAATCATATTTTGAAGGACCTAAGAAAATTGAAGATGCTCCAAAATATCACTCATTCGATATGAAGAAGTCTCAGACTAATGAGGATTCGTATTATGAGGAGGAAAAAAAGAGGCAACTTATGCAGCAAGCTAACGAAAGGATCAAGAAGCTGAAAGGACTTAGCAGTATGAATACATCCATGAACCCTGATGAGTTCAAAGAAAAGCTGGATGTTCCTGCATATATGAGAAAAAATGTAAATCTTCAGGATTACCCTCATTCTTCAGAAAGAAATATCTCAAGATTCAATTTGAATGATGATAATGAAATTCTTGGAAACAATAAGTTTCTTCATGACAATGTAGATTAA